A genomic stretch from Coregonus clupeaformis isolate EN_2021a unplaced genomic scaffold, ASM2061545v1 scaf0408, whole genome shotgun sequence includes:
- the LOC121548462 gene encoding cytochrome b5, which produces MGEEMNDNTINTNGAANNMGDVNHTAEQTADSDVKYYTLEEIKAHNMSKDTWIIIHDKVYNVTSFLEEHPGGEEVLVEQAGADATESFEDVGHSTDAREMLIQYYVGELHMDDRKKDGAKEAFITTSGDGSSSWTTWLIPAVAAVVVGIMYRYYMLEHKSS; this is translated from the exons ATGGGCGAGGAAATGAACGATAACACGATCAACACAAATGGTGCTGCTAACAACATGGGGGACGTGAATCACACAGCAGAACAGACAGCAGACAGCGATGTGAAATACTACACCTTGGAAGAAATAAAAGCTCATAATATGAGCAAGGACACATGGATTATCATCCACGATAAAGTGTATAACGTCACCAGTTTCTTGGAGGAG CatccaggaggagaggaggttctGGTGGAGCAGGCAGGTGCAGATGCCACAGAGAGCTTTGAGGATGTTGGGCACTCTACAGATGCCAGAGAGATGCTCATCCAGTACTACGTTGGGGAGCTCCATATG GATGACAGGAAGAAGGATGGCGCAAAG GAAGCATTCATTACAACTTCAGGAGATGGCTCCAG CTCGTGGACCACATGGTTGATACCTGCCGTAGCTGCAGTTGTTGTGGGTATCATGTATCGATACTACATGCTGG